A window of Ruminococcus champanellensis 18P13 = JCM 17042 contains these coding sequences:
- a CDS encoding IS3 family transposase → MYIAIRTDDGRNIGKISFYCSTLQVSRQAFYDYLERKGKPWKYQPLADAMLKIHDEDEENADYGRVRMYQALKYRKEVGKLDGIKIPCEATVRSVMEQINLIHKPKRKPNGITKADREARKSDDLLKRDFTADAPLKKCVTDITEIKAKDGKLYVSAIFDCYDLMPNGLAMADHMRAELCCETLKNASLRYPDICGAIIHSDRGSQYTSSAYRTAIQKYGIVQSMNSAGGRCHDNARCESIWARMKEELFYNRGRRSENYTIEALKTMVWRYFMSYWSNRRICSAIGGIPPAVKRHRFYSALTIAA, encoded by the coding sequence ATGTATATTGCGATTCGGACAGATGACGGCAGAAACATCGGAAAAATCAGTTTTTACTGCAGCACGCTGCAAGTCAGCAGACAGGCGTTTTACGATTATCTTGAGCGTAAGGGAAAGCCCTGGAAGTATCAGCCACTTGCTGACGCTATGCTGAAAATTCATGATGAGGACGAAGAAAATGCTGATTATGGCAGAGTACGTATGTATCAGGCCCTTAAGTACAGAAAAGAAGTCGGCAAACTTGATGGTATCAAAATCCCGTGTGAAGCAACCGTTCGCAGCGTGATGGAGCAGATAAACCTGATTCATAAACCCAAACGAAAGCCCAACGGAATCACCAAAGCAGACCGTGAAGCCCGTAAATCAGACGATCTTCTGAAACGTGATTTCACAGCAGATGCACCTTTGAAAAAATGCGTTACAGACATTACTGAAATCAAGGCAAAAGACGGAAAGCTGTATGTTTCGGCGATTTTTGATTGCTATGACCTGATGCCGAATGGTCTTGCCATGGCAGATCATATGCGAGCTGAACTGTGCTGTGAAACACTGAAAAATGCGAGCTTGCGGTATCCTGATATTTGCGGAGCAATTATACATTCCGACCGGGGCAGCCAGTATACAAGTTCTGCGTACAGAACTGCTATTCAAAAATACGGCATTGTTCAGAGCATGAACAGTGCTGGAGGAAGATGCCATGATAACGCAAGATGCGAGAGTATATGGGCAAGAATGAAGGAGGAATTGTTTTATAACAGAGGAAGAAGATCCGAAAATTATACGATTGAAGCATTAAAAACGATGGTCTGGCGATATTTCATGAGCTACTGGAGCAACCGCAGAATCTGCTCGGCGATCGGTGGCATCCCACCAGCTGTAAAACGGCACAGGTTCTATTCTGCTTTGACTATCGCTGCTTAA
- a CDS encoding sigma-70 family RNA polymerase sigma factor, translating into MTNEQLAALIQAGDAPELLPILWERTKRYLYKLAGRAYSAYKESCDRAGIVMDDLRQGCYEAFLQAVGAYKPESGFAFLSFTAYPFKNVLHSMLGIRTRRRDPLNECSSLDAPADPEGESTFLELLPDPEALPIYTDLEEQEDAAAVHAAVERLKSPVQRRVICLCDFSGMSQKAAGEALGVSGERVRQIRRAALRELRKDPVLQQLYLENCRHSEQLHLQRIEFRPDLHALYTP; encoded by the coding sequence ATGACAAATGAACAGCTTGCGGCATTGATCCAGGCAGGGGACGCACCGGAGCTGCTGCCCATTCTGTGGGAGCGCACCAAGCGGTATTTGTACAAGCTGGCAGGCAGGGCATACAGTGCTTATAAGGAAAGCTGTGATCGGGCAGGCATTGTAATGGATGACTTGCGGCAAGGCTGCTATGAGGCGTTTCTGCAAGCGGTAGGGGCATATAAGCCGGAAAGCGGTTTCGCCTTTCTGTCCTTTACCGCATACCCATTCAAAAACGTGCTGCATAGCATGCTAGGGATCCGTACAAGGCGCAGGGATCCTTTGAACGAATGTAGCAGCCTGGATGCTCCGGCAGACCCGGAGGGGGAAAGCACCTTCCTGGAGCTGCTGCCGGATCCGGAGGCACTGCCCATCTATACAGACCTGGAGGAGCAGGAGGACGCCGCCGCCGTGCATGCCGCTGTAGAGCGCCTGAAAAGCCCTGTACAGCGCCGTGTAATATGCTTGTGTGATTTCTCCGGCATGAGCCAGAAAGCCGCTGGGGAGGCGCTGGGCGTGTCTGGGGAGCGGGTGCGGCAGATTCGCCGGGCTGCACTGCGGGAACTGCGTAAAGATCCGGTTTTGCAGCAGCTGTATTTAGAGAATTGCCGCCACAGTGAGCAGCTGCACCTACAGCGCATAGAATTCCGCCCAGACCTGCATGCACTGTACACACCCTAG
- a CDS encoding tyrosine-type recombinase/integrase, translating into MISYRIRVSRGYDLEGNKLKPYEMTFKPAPGMTRRQAEKEVQRQALLFEEQCRQGYAPDNRQTFAQYAAYAMQCKEQAGRKRRTLERYQDLLQRINAGIGHIKLAELRPQHLTAFYNQLRQAGVRTSSGVAAPIADFRAVMAQKQLTRERLAACSGVSPTTITSLCKGNRIQAQCAERLAEALEMDKAALFSFQVSTKPLAEKTVLEYHRLIASILAQAEKEMLVPFNAAEKVVNKPKSARSHPVNYFQPEELERIRDALEQEPLKWQVITHLLLVTGCRRGEIMGLKWSAVDLQAGALRIENNLLYSRKLGVYEDTTKTETSARVIRIPEETAQLLRRYREEWETLRQTYGASWNSYLQISTGSGELHSQRAEFLFIREEAGKVGYPMNPDSPTGWLAAFSKRHNLPHINPHAFRHTLASVLCMQNIDITTISKWLGHKSVTTTLNIYEHILEQGKEQVVNCVSDVILKKHTPAKEQA; encoded by the coding sequence GTGATCTCTTACCGGATCCGGGTTTCTAGGGGGTATGACCTGGAGGGGAACAAGCTGAAGCCCTATGAAATGACCTTCAAGCCTGCTCCCGGCATGACCAGACGGCAAGCGGAAAAGGAAGTGCAGCGGCAGGCGCTGCTGTTTGAGGAGCAGTGCAGGCAGGGCTATGCCCCAGACAATCGACAGACCTTTGCCCAGTATGCGGCATATGCCATGCAATGCAAGGAACAGGCAGGCAGAAAGCGCCGTACACTGGAACGATACCAGGACTTACTGCAACGGATCAATGCGGGCATCGGGCATATCAAACTGGCGGAGCTTCGCCCCCAGCACCTGACCGCTTTTTATAACCAGCTCCGGCAGGCAGGCGTGCGCACCTCTTCCGGCGTGGCCGCCCCGATTGCAGACTTCCGGGCTGTCATGGCGCAAAAGCAACTGACACGGGAAAGGCTTGCAGCCTGCTCCGGCGTTTCTCCCACCACCATTACCAGCCTGTGCAAAGGAAACCGGATCCAGGCACAGTGCGCCGAACGGCTGGCGGAGGCTCTGGAGATGGACAAGGCGGCGCTGTTCTCCTTTCAGGTCAGCACAAAGCCCCTTGCAGAAAAAACCGTACTGGAGTATCACCGGCTGATTGCATCCATTCTAGCGCAGGCAGAAAAGGAAATGCTGGTGCCCTTCAATGCGGCGGAAAAGGTGGTAAACAAGCCGAAATCTGCCCGCTCCCACCCGGTCAATTACTTTCAGCCGGAGGAGCTGGAACGAATCCGGGATGCGCTGGAGCAGGAGCCCTTGAAATGGCAGGTTATTACCCATCTGCTGCTTGTGACCGGATGCCGCAGGGGTGAAATTATGGGATTGAAATGGTCAGCAGTTGACTTGCAGGCAGGCGCCCTGCGCATTGAAAACAATCTGCTGTACTCCCGGAAGCTGGGAGTTTATGAGGATACCACCAAAACAGAAACCTCCGCCCGTGTCATCCGTATCCCGGAGGAAACCGCACAGCTGCTGCGCAGATACCGGGAGGAATGGGAAACACTGCGGCAGACCTATGGCGCATCCTGGAACAGCTACTTACAGATTTCCACCGGCAGCGGAGAGCTCCACAGTCAGCGGGCGGAATTCCTGTTTATACGGGAGGAGGCTGGCAAGGTGGGATACCCCATGAATCCGGACAGCCCCACAGGCTGGCTTGCGGCATTCTCCAAGCGGCACAATCTGCCCCACATCAACCCCCATGCGTTCCGGCACACCCTTGCCTCTGTGCTGTGCATGCAGAACATTGACATTACAACCATTAGTAAATGGCTGGGGCATAAGAGCGTTACAACCACGCTGAATATTTATGAGCACATTCTGGAGCAGGGTAAGGAACAGGTGGTAAACTGTGTGTCAGATGTGATTCTGAAAAAGCATACTCCGGCAAAAGAGCAGGCATAA
- a CDS encoding DUF4160 domain-containing protein, with protein MPTISMFYGILIRMYYDDHNPPHIHAVYNNDTACFTLDGELLDGSIPKKQRKLVEAWIEIHRDELDANWKLAQEGEPFFKIEPLK; from the coding sequence ATGCCCACAATATCAATGTTCTACGGAATCTTGATCCGCATGTACTACGACGATCACAATCCGCCTCATATCCATGCTGTTTATAACAATGATACTGCATGTTTCACATTAGACGGTGAGTTACTGGACGGCAGCATCCCAAAGAAACAAAGAAAACTTGTAGAAGCATGGATTGAGATTCACCGCGACGAACTGGATGCAAACTGGAAACTGGCACAGGAGGGTGAACCATTTTTTAAGATCGAGCCTTTGAAATAA
- a CDS encoding DUF2442 domain-containing protein — protein sequence MKTVISVQPLSNYRLLLEFDNGEKRIGDISPLLAKPVFTFLKDTVFFNAVYIECGAVTWKDQNGNEVDICPDKLYMDSVPA from the coding sequence ATGAAAACAGTTATCAGCGTTCAGCCACTCAGCAATTACAGGCTGCTGCTCGAATTTGATAACGGCGAGAAGCGCATCGGGGACATTTCCCCATTGCTGGCAAAGCCAGTATTTACTTTTCTAAAAGACACTGTTTTTTTTAATGCGGTGTATATTGAATGCGGCGCAGTTACTTGGAAAGATCAGAATGGAAATGAAGTCGATATCTGCCCTGACAAGCTGTATATGGACAGTGTTCCGGCATAA
- a CDS encoding YfjI family protein, producing MNQELFKSYVDMISEGNGARFLEKMPPQALQKELDNLCHAALLAPDVEQGHTFLEKLMEYAFREQLPKKRLAVLRVASKRAENVYQAGGWLPIVQGQEREQPAPLPFPEDVFPPMLELYGDSVAANVQVDPAMIKTAMLGACALTMQGKYQITYPSGNGHREHLCLYLVIVGNPGERKSSCFSLALLPVTRWQHSQREYYNDLLTKYRVKQKIAQREIDGIEKQLASQNLTDKKRGELGDKLTALELSRSQCKPPISPEILATDTTVEALFKLMERTGETAGIFSEEADSLKIVAGLYNGGTVGNLELLLKAYDGSGCSRIRSSDNQSQYLHEPVLSVCLFSQPSLYEDTFNNAEMRGRGLIGRMVVCFPAQKAGTRNVRNKSRIDPEALHAYCELLGTFVDKPRPEPGSMPVIQWTPEAAEVMLDYLQELENSMQKGRTMEQATDYTSKAGGVAQRFTGILHMLWTQDPQKPVTLDTAQRAIRLHRYYFRQKQVAMEQEETQEQALAARVMEKVLNMTKGTCKAYISERELHQRLRHTKNLEKRSGLRDMLELLEARHLLQIVEERGKSAVIFLNPNYTP from the coding sequence ATGAATCAGGAGCTATTCAAATCCTACGTGGATATGATCTCGGAGGGAAACGGCGCACGCTTTCTGGAAAAGATGCCGCCCCAAGCCTTGCAGAAGGAGCTGGATAATCTATGCCATGCAGCCCTGCTTGCGCCGGACGTGGAACAGGGACACACCTTTTTAGAAAAGCTGATGGAATATGCATTCCGGGAGCAGCTGCCCAAAAAGCGGCTTGCCGTCTTGCGGGTAGCCTCGAAGCGTGCAGAGAACGTATACCAGGCGGGCGGATGGCTTCCGATCGTACAGGGGCAGGAGCGGGAACAGCCTGCTCCGCTTCCGTTTCCGGAAGATGTGTTCCCGCCTATGCTGGAACTGTACGGGGACAGCGTGGCAGCCAATGTGCAGGTAGATCCGGCGATGATTAAAACTGCCATGCTTGGGGCGTGTGCCCTGACCATGCAGGGAAAGTACCAGATTACATACCCCTCCGGTAACGGGCATCGGGAGCACTTATGCCTGTACCTGGTGATCGTAGGAAATCCGGGAGAGCGGAAAAGCAGCTGTTTCAGCCTTGCATTGCTGCCGGTGACCCGATGGCAGCACAGCCAGCGGGAATACTACAACGATCTCTTGACCAAATACCGGGTCAAGCAGAAGATTGCCCAACGGGAAATAGACGGCATCGAAAAGCAGCTTGCCAGTCAGAACCTCACTGACAAGAAACGGGGTGAACTGGGGGACAAGCTGACGGCGCTGGAGTTGAGCCGCAGCCAATGCAAGCCGCCGATTTCGCCGGAGATCCTTGCCACAGATACCACAGTGGAAGCCCTGTTCAAGCTGATGGAGCGCACGGGAGAAACTGCCGGGATCTTTTCGGAGGAGGCGGATTCCCTGAAAATCGTTGCCGGACTGTACAACGGCGGCACAGTGGGAAATCTGGAGTTGTTGCTGAAAGCATATGACGGCAGCGGATGCAGCCGGATCCGGAGCAGCGACAACCAAAGCCAATACCTGCATGAGCCGGTGCTTTCTGTCTGCTTATTCTCCCAGCCTTCCTTGTATGAAGACACGTTCAACAATGCGGAAATGCGGGGGCGGGGGTTAATCGGCCGTATGGTGGTATGCTTTCCGGCACAGAAGGCCGGTACCCGGAATGTGCGGAACAAAAGCAGAATTGACCCGGAGGCGCTGCATGCGTACTGTGAATTACTGGGCACCTTTGTGGACAAGCCAAGACCGGAGCCGGGCAGTATGCCGGTGATCCAGTGGACGCCGGAGGCGGCAGAGGTGATGCTGGACTATTTGCAGGAGCTGGAAAACAGCATGCAGAAGGGCAGGACAATGGAACAAGCTACGGATTATACCAGCAAGGCAGGCGGCGTTGCCCAGCGGTTTACCGGGATCCTGCATATGCTGTGGACGCAAGACCCGCAAAAGCCGGTCACATTGGACACGGCGCAGCGGGCAATCCGGCTGCACCGGTATTATTTCCGTCAGAAGCAGGTTGCAATGGAGCAGGAGGAGACACAGGAGCAGGCGCTGGCGGCTCGGGTTATGGAAAAGGTGCTGAACATGACAAAGGGCACCTGCAAGGCGTATATATCCGAGCGGGAATTGCATCAGCGCTTAAGGCACACCAAGAACCTGGAAAAGCGCTCCGGCCTGCGGGATATGCTGGAGCTGCTGGAGGCAAGGCACCTGCTCCAGATCGTAGAGGAGCGAGGGAAAAGCGCTGTGATTTTCCTAAACCCGAATTACACCCCCTAA
- a CDS encoding leucine-rich repeat protein, giving the protein MIIRKFFSIVITVCLSLASIPLIPHSMIAEAATTTSGTCGDNLTWNFSDGVLTISGVGTMMEGELYSDYPWADIRLSITEVVIEEGVKSIGKDAFRIAMALTSVHLPSSVERISESAFADCDRLMSIAVATSNPYFASSNGILYNNDKTTLLIYPGGKSEKCYIIPDGVTSIGNYAFYSCDKLKTVTIPSSVKKIDAYAFRLCESLIQVNTTDGLISIGDYAFAGCRALRAFNTPGTVTSIGAYAFSSCTRLKTVNLPDSLTNIGKFAFYSCDELENIHIPESIITLNDGVFGRCESLSSIIIPKNITNIGYYAFGYCQKLSSVVIFGDVESIGDMAFAGCTSLATIAINGPESEIFDAESTINSNVVIYGHSGSTAQSYAKKYDRLFHELLSGTCGDNVEWILTPNGTLTIAGNGAMKNSQAFYNYNAPWRDEFLTNVIIDDGVTGIGAFSFKDCFDLKQVAIPDSLTSIGGYAFCNCEALMSLNIPASVVHIGELAFEDCRRMGSVGIENPDCEIFGAKDTLYPGSVVYGYKSSTAESYAKEYGRKFVECNIGSCGESLTWKYLDGALTISGTGEMTDYSFISSPPWKKYQDKITKVIIEEGVENVGDWAFRYFNNINSVIIPDSITSIGTWAFGDCYQLTSVILPENVTKVDIVAFENCCNLQSVSIYNPDCEIYGHRNTIPSDIIYGYQGSTAESYSKNYSISFIPLDTFLVKGDVNADGIFDIADVVLLQKWLLAVPNTHLADWKAADFCEDEKLDVFDLCLMKRKLING; this is encoded by the coding sequence ATGATTATAAGAAAGTTTTTTTCCATAGTGATTACAGTATGTTTGAGCTTGGCAAGCATACCGCTAATACCTCATAGCATGATTGCTGAAGCGGCAACCACCACCTCTGGTACTTGTGGCGACAACCTGACATGGAATTTTTCAGATGGTGTTCTGACGATTTCTGGTGTTGGCACTATGATGGAGGGAGAATTGTACTCCGACTACCCGTGGGCAGATATTCGCCTTAGCATCACAGAGGTTGTGATTGAAGAAGGCGTCAAAAGCATTGGAAAGGATGCATTTAGGATTGCAATGGCCCTAACTTCCGTTCATCTTCCGTCGAGCGTGGAACGCATCAGTGAGAGTGCATTTGCTGATTGTGATAGGCTTATGTCCATTGCTGTTGCTACAAGCAATCCTTATTTCGCAAGCAGCAACGGAATATTATATAATAATGATAAGACTACTTTGCTGATATATCCAGGAGGCAAGAGTGAAAAATGCTACATCATTCCTGATGGTGTAACGTCAATTGGAAATTACGCATTCTATAGCTGCGACAAACTCAAAACCGTCACGATTCCTTCCAGCGTGAAGAAAATCGACGCTTATGCGTTCCGGCTCTGCGAAAGTCTGATTCAGGTCAATACTACAGACGGGCTTATTAGCATTGGCGACTATGCCTTTGCCGGATGTCGTGCTCTCAGGGCATTCAATACTCCTGGAACGGTGACGAGTATCGGGGCATATGCGTTCAGTTCATGTACCCGATTGAAAACTGTCAATCTTCCGGATAGTCTGACAAATATCGGTAAGTTTGCATTTTACAGCTGCGATGAACTTGAAAACATTCATATTCCTGAAAGTATCATAACTCTCAACGATGGCGTGTTCGGACGATGCGAAAGTCTAAGCTCCATCATCATTCCAAAAAATATCACAAACATCGGCTATTACGCTTTTGGCTATTGTCAGAAGCTTTCCTCGGTTGTGATATTCGGTGATGTGGAGAGTATCGGGGATATGGCATTTGCCGGCTGTACTAGTCTTGCCACCATTGCCATAAATGGCCCCGAAAGCGAGATTTTTGATGCTGAAAGCACAATTAACAGCAATGTTGTGATTTACGGTCACAGCGGTTCAACCGCACAGAGCTATGCGAAAAAATATGATAGACTTTTTCATGAGCTATTAAGCGGTACCTGCGGTGATAATGTGGAATGGATACTCACTCCAAACGGCACACTGACAATTGCGGGAAATGGAGCAATGAAAAATTCTCAAGCATTTTATAACTACAATGCGCCGTGGCGTGATGAATTCCTTACGAATGTCATCATTGATGATGGCGTTACAGGAATAGGCGCGTTTTCCTTTAAGGATTGCTTCGATCTGAAACAGGTTGCCATCCCTGACAGCTTGACGAGTATTGGAGGATATGCATTCTGCAACTGTGAGGCTCTCATGTCATTAAATATTCCAGCAAGTGTAGTACATATCGGTGAACTCGCCTTTGAGGATTGTAGAAGAATGGGATCTGTCGGAATAGAAAACCCCGACTGTGAGATTTTTGGTGCGAAAGATACACTGTACCCTGGTTCAGTAGTTTATGGCTACAAGAGTTCTACAGCAGAAAGCTATGCCAAAGAATATGGCAGAAAATTTGTGGAGTGCAATATCGGATCCTGTGGCGAATCGCTTACTTGGAAGTATCTGGATGGAGCGCTTACAATCTCTGGTACTGGTGAAATGACAGATTATTCCTTTATATCTTCTCCTCCGTGGAAAAAGTATCAGGACAAAATCACAAAAGTAATCATCGAAGAAGGTGTGGAAAATGTCGGCGATTGGGCATTCAGATATTTTAATAACATCAACTCTGTCATCATTCCTGATAGCATAACAAGTATTGGAACATGGGCGTTTGGAGACTGCTATCAGCTTACCTCTGTGATCCTTCCAGAAAACGTAACTAAAGTGGATATTGTTGCCTTTGAAAATTGTTGTAATCTGCAATCTGTTTCAATCTATAATCCAGATTGTGAGATTTATGGTCATCGGAATACCATTCCATCTGACATAATCTATGGTTATCAAGGCTCTACAGCGGAAAGCTATTCAAAGAATTATAGCATTTCGTTTATCCCACTTGATACTTTCCTTGTAAAAGGTGATGTCAATGCTGACGGAATATTTGATATTGCTGACGTAGTATTACTTCAAAAATGGTTGCTTGCAGTTCCTAACACGCATCTTGCCGACTGGAAGGCAGCTGACTTCTGTGAAGATGAGAAACTGGATGTATTCGATCTCTGTTTGATGAAGCGTAAGTTGATAAACGGATAA
- a CDS encoding DHH family phosphoesterase, translating to MEFLKESLRFSCDYRLITGIITLDNLKDANITDFELEGINSYVEQYYVEQYEEMMIGVTVRELSDGRCRCSMRTSGNISANDICAEHGGGGHFHAAVCELDVPPEEARAIMEETCRKHLTESGDKDGKTENDTV from the coding sequence GTGGAGTTTCTGAAAGAGAGCCTGCGCTTTTCCTGCGATTACAGACTCATCACCGGCATTATTACACTGGATAACCTGAAAGATGCAAATATTACTGATTTCGAACTGGAAGGCATCAACTCCTATGTGGAGCAGTATTATGTGGAGCAATATGAAGAAATGATGATAGGTGTAACAGTTCGGGAATTGTCTGATGGTCGTTGTCGCTGTTCGATGCGCACAAGCGGCAATATTTCTGCAAATGATATTTGCGCAGAACATGGCGGAGGTGGTCATTTCCACGCTGCGGTCTGTGAGCTGGACGTACCGCCAGAGGAAGCAAGGGCAATCATGGAAGAAACTTGCAGGAAGCATCTGACAGAAAGCGGCGATAAAGATGGCAAGACCGAAAATGATACTGTTTGA
- a CDS encoding MoaD/ThiS family protein — translation MSVSEARQRANAKYNKKAYDRLEMKVPKGRKAEILHHAERQGESLNKFLNRAVENQIAVDLGADAACQPGDILEYEEEEQPCN, via the coding sequence TTGTCGGTTAGTGAAGCACGGCAAAGAGCAAACGCAAAGTACAATAAAAAGGCATATGATCGGCTGGAAATGAAGGTGCCCAAAGGCAGAAAAGCCGAAATTTTGCATCACGCTGAACGGCAAGGCGAAAGCTTGAATAAGTTTTTAAACAGAGCAGTTGAAAATCAGATTGCCGTCGATCTCGGTGCAGATGCCGCCTGCCAGCCTGGCGACATTCTCGAATACGAGGAGGAGGAACAGCCATGCAATTGA
- a CDS encoding leucine-rich repeat protein, whose amino-acid sequence MKSLKKRMMTLLTSMIFIVGMITAQPFRYANLTAFALQRSGDWMWDSASDGSAVVCDYLGLDESVTIPTLVFTGNSAEGKPVTVIGAIGDSFQPNNSVKTVRIRSNLTGMICSPFCMWKGLNQFTVDDDSKFYCDIDGVLFNKDRTKLVCYPAGRKGDYIIPDGVTSISYRAFDGCSGLTSITIPDSVTKIEKNAFMHCSSLQSVSLPDSVIEIEENAFRGCSALSTINIGRGIKTLQGIFQDCTSLTSVTIPENVVAIGSAFEGCSNLISVKLPKNVTSLSGTFSGCTKLLSIELPESMTKIGIKTFYNCKNLSSVSIPAHVTDIQDSAFEGCSGLTSVTMHDELKMIGSYAFRQCTSLTDVIIPKNVNGIGGEAFSLCTNLKSITILSPSCIIADGYATISNEYSHSLVRYIYNGVIYGYANTGTQKYAQQYRCKFVSLGSDYEYEYRLNSDKLNVTLTRYIGSDTKIVVPASVLGRSVTAIGSGTFKGKKLIISVTISEGITEIENSAFTRCSKLFYVSIPGSVKSIGNCAFESCSGLNNVVLTEGLKTIGNFAFSGCSDLQAIMIPESVTSIGEGAFSGCTNLTIMGYTGSAAELFANENSIPFKSLGEASTPLLGDVNMDGTFNIADVILLQKWLLAVPDTHLANWKAADFYDDHVLNVFDLCLMKRKLIYGYADRGD is encoded by the coding sequence ATGAAATCACTGAAAAAACGAATGATGACGTTACTGACGTCTATGATTTTCATTGTTGGCATGATTACTGCACAGCCATTTCGGTATGCAAATCTGACTGCTTTCGCTTTACAGAGATCCGGTGATTGGATGTGGGACAGTGCAAGTGATGGTTCAGCTGTGGTTTGCGATTATTTAGGATTAGATGAAAGCGTTACAATTCCTACGCTTGTTTTTACAGGCAACAGTGCAGAAGGTAAACCAGTGACAGTGATCGGTGCTATCGGAGATTCATTTCAGCCCAACAACTCGGTTAAGACAGTAAGAATCCGGAGCAATCTTACAGGCATGATCTGTAGTCCATTCTGTATGTGGAAGGGACTAAATCAATTTACAGTCGATGATGACAGTAAGTTTTACTGTGATATAGACGGTGTGCTGTTTAACAAAGACAGGACAAAGCTAGTATGTTATCCGGCAGGCAGAAAGGGAGACTATATCATTCCTGACGGAGTGACTTCTATAAGCTACAGAGCTTTCGACGGCTGTTCTGGTCTGACTTCAATAACAATACCAGATAGCGTAACAAAGATTGAAAAAAATGCTTTTATGCACTGCTCATCATTGCAGTCAGTGTCACTTCCAGACAGTGTAATCGAAATTGAAGAAAATGCATTTAGAGGTTGTTCTGCTCTATCCACAATCAACATAGGGAGAGGTATCAAAACGCTTCAAGGTATTTTTCAGGATTGTACCTCATTGACTTCAGTGACAATTCCCGAAAATGTTGTGGCTATAGGTAGTGCTTTTGAGGGATGCAGTAATCTGATTTCAGTAAAACTTCCGAAGAATGTAACTTCACTCTCCGGTACCTTCAGCGGATGCACGAAACTGCTTTCCATAGAATTACCCGAGAGCATGACAAAAATCGGAATTAAAACATTTTACAACTGCAAAAACCTGAGTTCAGTTAGTATCCCAGCTCATGTCACTGATATACAGGATTCAGCCTTTGAAGGCTGTTCTGGTCTGACTTCAGTGACCATGCATGATGAATTGAAAATGATTGGGAGCTATGCCTTTCGTCAATGTACCAGCTTGACAGATGTCATAATTCCGAAAAATGTAAACGGTATTGGTGGTGAAGCATTTTCGCTCTGCACCAATTTAAAATCAATCACGATTCTTAGCCCAAGTTGCATCATTGCCGATGGCTACGCAACGATCAGTAATGAATATTCACACAGTCTTGTAAGGTATATTTATAACGGTGTGATCTATGGCTATGCTAATACGGGTACTCAGAAATATGCACAACAATACAGATGCAAATTTGTATCTCTGGGAAGTGATTATGAATATGAATACAGACTTAACTCCGACAAACTGAATGTAACACTTACAAGATATATTGGCTCAGATACAAAGATCGTCGTGCCAGCTTCTGTCTTAGGGCGTTCTGTTACAGCTATTGGAAGCGGAACCTTCAAAGGAAAGAAATTGATCATCTCTGTTACGATATCAGAAGGCATCACAGAAATTGAAAACTCAGCTTTCACTAGATGTAGCAAGTTATTTTATGTATCAATCCCAGGTAGCGTAAAAAGTATCGGAAACTGTGCTTTTGAAAGTTGTTCAGGACTGAATAACGTTGTTTTAACGGAGGGCCTCAAAACAATTGGTAACTTTGCTTTTTCAGGTTGTTCAGATTTGCAGGCAATAATGATACCGGAAAGCGTGACAAGCATTGGTGAAGGCGCTTTTTCCGGTTGCACAAACCTTACTATCATGGGATATACAGGTTCCGCCGCTGAGCTCTTCGCTAACGAAAACAGCATCCCGTTCAAGTCACTTGGAGAAGCTTCGACACCCCTCCTTGGTGATGTCAATATGGATGGAACATTCAATATTGCAGATGTGATCTTGCTTCAAAAATGGCTACTTGCCGTACCGGATACGCATCTAGCCAATTGGAAGGCGGCCGATTTCTATGATGATCATGTGCTGAATGTTTTTGACCTGTGCTTGATGAAACGAAAACTGATTTATGGATATGCTGACAGAGGTGATTGA
- a CDS encoding transposase: MRLTEKQFAKIEHLMPTPRRKPEVSNYDFLCALLYIIENGCKWRALPNEYGNWHTIYVRFNRWCKSGVIDRIFETLQEENIIKNSEEKIYIVYRKPS; this comes from the coding sequence ATGAGATTAACAGAAAAACAATTTGCGAAAATAGAGCATTTGATGCCCACACCTCGCAGAAAGCCAGAAGTATCAAATTATGATTTTTTGTGTGCATTACTGTATATAATCGAAAACGGCTGTAAATGGAGGGCATTGCCGAACGAATACGGAAATTGGCACACAATTTATGTCAGATTTAATCGCTGGTGTAAAAGCGGAGTAATTGACCGCATTTTTGAGACATTGCAAGAAGAAAATATCATAAAAAATTCAGAAGAAAAAATATATATAGTATATAGAAAACCCTCTTAA